One Deinococcus sp. LM3 genomic region harbors:
- the nusA gene encoding transcription termination factor NusA has product MTQPEFNFADALREVAQARNINEMQLIEAFEQSLAQAYTRNVEPDKRIEVHLDPQSGELEVLVVREVVEKVEDEHMQISLADALELDPGVEVGMEMEFPVDREKFSRIALQAAKQTLTQKMRETERNVVFNEYKDREGQVLTAQVVRSDNKGNWFVELGAGEAILPPREQIPGEKLTPGNRVKIYLKEVRKTPKGPTILASRADERLLDYLLKQEIPEVANGIVEVKAISREAGQRSKVAVFSHNSNVDPIGACIGHRGNRIQAVTGELGRERVDVILWDANTRDFIRNALSPAKVGLIEVQPDRREATVTVTPDQLSLAIGKGGQNVRLAAKLTGFKIDLRETAAISDLDAAMQQALADEQEGRDSGNAQSAFDALFKDSKSVATASPDDVQE; this is encoded by the coding sequence ATGACCCAGCCAGAATTCAATTTTGCCGACGCGCTGCGTGAAGTGGCGCAGGCCCGTAACATCAACGAGATGCAGCTGATCGAGGCGTTCGAGCAGTCGCTCGCGCAGGCGTACACCCGCAACGTCGAACCCGACAAGCGCATCGAAGTTCACCTGGACCCGCAGAGCGGCGAGCTGGAAGTGCTCGTGGTGCGCGAGGTCGTGGAGAAGGTCGAGGACGAGCACATGCAGATCTCGCTGGCCGACGCGCTGGAACTCGATCCCGGCGTGGAAGTCGGCATGGAGATGGAGTTCCCGGTGGACCGCGAGAAGTTCAGCCGCATCGCCCTGCAGGCTGCCAAGCAGACCCTGACGCAGAAGATGCGTGAGACCGAACGCAACGTGGTGTTCAACGAGTACAAGGACCGCGAGGGTCAGGTGCTGACCGCGCAGGTGGTCCGCAGCGACAACAAGGGCAACTGGTTCGTGGAACTGGGCGCTGGCGAGGCGATCCTGCCGCCCCGCGAGCAGATTCCGGGTGAGAAACTCACGCCGGGCAACCGCGTGAAGATCTACCTGAAAGAGGTTCGCAAGACCCCCAAAGGCCCAACCATCCTGGCCAGCCGCGCCGACGAGCGTCTGCTGGACTACCTGCTCAAGCAGGAGATTCCTGAGGTCGCCAACGGCATCGTGGAGGTCAAGGCGATCAGCCGCGAGGCCGGTCAGCGCAGCAAGGTCGCGGTGTTCTCGCATAACAGCAACGTGGATCCCATCGGTGCGTGCATCGGGCACCGCGGGAACCGCATTCAGGCCGTGACCGGCGAACTGGGCCGCGAGCGCGTGGACGTGATCCTGTGGGACGCGAACACCCGCGACTTCATCCGCAACGCCCTGAGCCCCGCCAAGGTGGGTCTGATCGAGGTGCAGCCTGACCGCCGCGAGGCGACCGTGACCGTCACGCCCGACCAGCTGTCCCTGGCGATCGGTAAGGGCGGACAGAACGTGCGTCTGGCTGCCAAGCTGACCGGCTTCAAGATCGACCTGCGTGAAACGGCCGCGATCAGCGACCTGGACGCCGCGATGCAGCAGGCGCTGGCCGACGAGCAGGAAGGCCGCGACAGTGGCAACGCCCAGTCCGCGTTCGACGCGCTGTTCAAGGACAGCAAGTCG
- the rimP gene encoding ribosome maturation factor RimP, with translation MNNNGSNNQLEQIAQTALTPLGFEVLEVQVQNLGGQPIVLVRIDRLDEQPVTVEDLTKASRAAEAEFDRVDPISGEYRLEFESPGGKRPLTRARHFERMLGLKARVRGEGQAFTAPIAAVDGEMVSFDVAGERVTLRAGSFQANLAEFPDRHR, from the coding sequence ATGAATAACAATGGAAGCAACAATCAACTTGAGCAGATCGCGCAGACCGCACTGACCCCGCTGGGGTTCGAGGTGCTGGAAGTGCAGGTGCAGAACCTGGGCGGGCAGCCGATCGTGCTGGTCCGCATTGACCGGCTGGACGAGCAGCCCGTGACGGTCGAGGACCTGACGAAAGCCAGCCGCGCCGCCGAGGCGGAATTCGACCGTGTGGATCCCATTTCCGGTGAGTACCGCCTGGAGTTCGAATCGCCCGGCGGGAAGCGTCCGCTGACGCGCGCGCGGCACTTCGAGCGGATGCTGGGCCTCAAGGCCCGCGTGCGCGGCGAGGGGCAGGCGTTCACCGCGCCGATCGCCGCCGTGGACGGCGAGATGGTCTCGTTCGACGTGGCGGGTGAGCGCGTGACGCTGCGCGCCGGGTCGTTCCAGGCGAACCTCGCGGAGTTCCCGGACCGTCACCGTTAA
- a CDS encoding YkgJ family cysteine cluster protein, whose protein sequence is MTQARPSPHAAVTEPVRAGYARYAQQAERWLGRYQQQGGRVYCGAGCFACCNMPIRVSLAEALIMTAALSPEQARAVETHARAAVANARTARSDEQYVQRHRDEVGYCPILNRETGGCSQYDARPTRCRDTFSAFPATYCESGTLERMTRREQAEYRREVARTPGTDGELHFIAPLEHLSEPVWVAAARAMRQSWGLEVWGDFWLLTTLGADPKFMAAITQGNARAAWQIASGRGLAHRMLLEME, encoded by the coding sequence ATGACTCAGGCACGCCCCTCCCCCCACGCCGCCGTGACCGAACCCGTCCGGGCCGGTTACGCCCGTTACGCCCAGCAGGCCGAACGCTGGCTGGGACGCTACCAGCAGCAGGGCGGCCGCGTGTACTGCGGCGCCGGTTGCTTCGCGTGCTGCAACATGCCCATCCGCGTCAGTCTGGCCGAGGCGCTGATCATGACGGCCGCCCTGAGCCCCGAGCAGGCCCGCGCGGTCGAGACGCACGCCCGCGCGGCCGTCGCCAACGCCCGCACCGCCCGCAGCGACGAGCAGTACGTGCAGCGCCACCGCGACGAGGTCGGGTACTGCCCGATCCTGAACCGCGAGACCGGCGGGTGCAGCCAGTACGACGCGCGCCCCACCCGCTGCCGCGACACCTTCAGCGCCTTTCCCGCCACGTACTGCGAGAGCGGCACCCTGGAACGCATGACGCGCCGCGAGCAGGCCGAGTACCGCCGCGAGGTCGCCCGCACCCCCGGCACCGACGGCGAACTGCACTTCATCGCGCCGCTGGAGCACCTGTCCGAACCGGTGTGGGTCGCGGCCGCCCGCGCCATGCGCCAGAGCTGGGGCCTGGAAGTCTGGGGCGATTTCTGGCTGCTGACCACCCTGGGCGCCGACCCGAAATTCATGGCGGCCATCACGCAGGGCAACGCCCGCGCCGCGTGGCAGATCGCCTCCGGACGCGGCCTGGCACACCGCATGCTGCTGGAAATGGAGTGA
- a CDS encoding HD domain-containing phosphohydrolase: protein MFRRPRTQPPAPGTPDPRKTGISVPGEPLDATRVLSDLLSRPSQEGILEGALSYAAALLGGHAQGYAVVRRGQDRVAAVFGYPKELLGAALSGPWAGMRPRVLADGTRELYEQNGPEVTALLDTCGMRDVTVSLVVPLSDRGRNLGALVLDRTGTEGVTPGAQEAVTKWAAAVAPLLGVLEGREEWKQAARQLTGALVEAVESREFDSLGHAQSVADVSMKLGRLVGLAGRELDELWFAATLHDLGKIHGESGHAQVGANFLHGVPHLAEAQKAIRHHHERWDGQGEPDKLAGEDIPLYARILAVANAFVRMGDMERLKPHAGKALDARLVGLLEKLPR from the coding sequence GTGTTCCGACGCCCCCGCACCCAGCCCCCGGCCCCAGGCACTCCTGACCCGCGCAAGACCGGGATATCGGTGCCAGGAGAGCCGCTGGACGCCACGCGCGTCCTGTCGGACCTGCTGTCCCGCCCGTCCCAGGAAGGCATTCTGGAAGGCGCGCTGTCGTACGCGGCGGCCCTGCTGGGCGGCCACGCGCAGGGCTACGCGGTCGTCCGGCGCGGCCAGGACCGCGTGGCGGCCGTGTTCGGCTACCCGAAAGAGCTGCTGGGCGCGGCCCTGAGCGGCCCGTGGGCGGGCATGCGGCCGCGCGTGCTGGCCGACGGGACGCGCGAACTGTACGAGCAGAACGGCCCGGAGGTGACGGCGCTGCTGGACACCTGCGGCATGCGGGACGTGACCGTGTCGCTGGTCGTGCCGCTCAGCGACCGGGGCCGGAACCTGGGGGCGCTGGTCCTGGACCGCACCGGCACCGAGGGCGTGACCCCCGGCGCGCAGGAGGCCGTCACGAAGTGGGCGGCGGCCGTCGCGCCGCTGCTGGGCGTCCTGGAGGGCCGCGAGGAGTGGAAGCAGGCCGCGCGGCAACTGACGGGCGCGCTCGTCGAGGCGGTCGAGAGCCGCGAGTTCGACTCGCTGGGTCACGCGCAGTCCGTGGCGGACGTCAGCATGAAACTCGGGCGGCTGGTCGGACTGGCGGGCCGGGAACTGGACGAACTGTGGTTCGCGGCGACCCTGCACGACCTGGGCAAGATTCACGGCGAGTCCGGGCACGCGCAGGTCGGCGCGAACTTCCTGCACGGCGTGCCTCACCTGGCCGAGGCGCAGAAGGCCATCCGGCACCACCACGAACGCTGGGACGGACAGGGCGAACCGGACAAACTGGCCGGCGAGGACATCCCGCTGTACGCCCGCATCCTGGCCGTCGCGAACGCCTTCGTGCGGATGGGCGACATGGAACGCCTGAAACCGCACGCCGGGAAGGCCCTGGACGCCCGGCTGGTCGGCCTGCTGGAGAAACTGCCCCGGTGA
- a CDS encoding phosphotransferase, which yields MTPRRAPAGDGPAPRFPVLEARFGPLTPMDAGMQSRVYVTPDDVIVKVYRNHQGDHCTEAANLRRAGLGDWVIDALEADGVEALVMKRFPGRPLRPADVTRAAPALRDVLRELHREQRGRVDLRRVRGRLQRFRSALAAYPLEDLFDAVEIPLERGLLDRPASFCHLDLWQDNILITDPPEPERLLVIDWTKSGWDDPLRDLALLKTGTLDLLPPDQSLALALEFLPDHAPGTLTRYRAYLALTTLHDLYWLLMNEPYEFDGQRAEKVPRARHALARLPAPP from the coding sequence TTGACACCCAGGCGCGCGCCTGCCGGTGACGGACCGGCGCCGCGCTTCCCGGTCCTGGAGGCGCGGTTCGGACCGCTGACCCCCATGGACGCCGGCATGCAGAGCCGCGTGTACGTCACGCCGGACGACGTGATCGTGAAGGTGTACCGCAATCACCAGGGCGACCACTGCACCGAGGCCGCCAACCTGCGCCGCGCGGGCCTGGGCGACTGGGTGATCGACGCGCTCGAGGCCGACGGGGTCGAGGCGCTGGTTATGAAACGCTTCCCCGGCCGTCCGCTGCGTCCCGCCGACGTGACCCGCGCCGCGCCCGCCCTGCGTGACGTGCTGCGCGAACTGCACCGCGAGCAGCGCGGCCGGGTGGACCTGCGCCGCGTGCGCGGACGCCTGCAACGCTTCCGCAGCGCCCTGGCCGCCTACCCGCTCGAGGACCTGTTCGACGCGGTCGAGATTCCGCTGGAACGCGGCCTGCTGGACCGCCCGGCGTCGTTCTGCCACCTGGACCTGTGGCAGGACAACATCCTGATCACGGACCCGCCCGAGCCCGAGCGGCTGCTGGTGATCGACTGGACCAAGAGCGGGTGGGACGACCCGCTGCGCGACCTGGCGCTGCTCAAGACCGGCACGCTGGACCTGCTCCCCCCGGACCAGAGCCTCGCCCTGGCGCTGGAGTTCCTGCCGGATCACGCGCCGGGCACCCTGACCCGCTACCGCGCGTACCTGGCGCTGACCACCCTGCACGACCTGTACTGGCTGCTGATGAACGAACCGTACGAGTTCGACGGCCAGCGCGCCGAGAAGGTCCCGCGCGCCCGGCACGCCCTGGCCCGCCTGCCCGCCCCGCCCTGA
- the upp gene encoding uracil phosphoribosyltransferase: MVTVVTHPLVQHKLSVMRDVHTGVKEFRELAGELSLLLAYEAMRDLETVQETVQTPITQAEFPMLSGKKLALVAILRAGLIMTDAIVQLVPAAKVGHIGLYRDPESLLPVAYYNKLPTDIAERRVFLTDPMLATGGSAVAAIERLKEAGATSIKLMCILAAPEGIALIEREHPDVEMVVAAVDSHLNDHGYIVPGLGDAGDRIYGTK; the protein is encoded by the coding sequence ATGGTTACTGTCGTTACCCACCCCCTGGTCCAGCACAAACTCTCGGTCATGCGTGACGTCCACACCGGCGTGAAGGAATTCCGGGAACTGGCCGGCGAACTCAGCCTGCTGCTCGCCTACGAGGCCATGCGTGACCTGGAAACCGTGCAGGAGACCGTGCAGACGCCCATCACGCAGGCCGAGTTCCCGATGCTGAGCGGCAAGAAACTGGCGCTGGTCGCCATCCTTCGCGCCGGACTGATCATGACCGACGCGATCGTGCAGCTCGTCCCGGCCGCCAAGGTGGGCCACATCGGCCTGTACCGCGACCCCGAGTCGCTGCTGCCGGTCGCGTACTACAACAAGCTGCCCACCGACATCGCCGAACGCCGCGTGTTCCTGACCGACCCGATGCTCGCCACGGGCGGCAGCGCCGTCGCCGCCATCGAACGCCTCAAGGAGGCCGGGGCGACCAGCATCAAGCTGATGTGCATCCTGGCCGCGCCCGAGGGGATCGCCCTGATCGAACGCGAGCACCCGGACGTCGAGATGGTCGTGGCCGCCGTGGACTCGCACCTGAACGACCACGGCTACATCGTGCCGGGCCTGGGCGACGCGGGCGACCGCATCTACGGCACCAAGTGA
- a CDS encoding MraY family glycosyltransferase, producing MDSLQALAAQLGISDLTGRGFLSVLVTFFTAWLFTWVFIPRLREFAIRVGWADQPNERRLNKEPLPNAGGLAIYGGFLVSIIVAWALRPIAVDIVNIQVLAILLGASMLVLVGFIDDQYGLTPLSRLLVQTLAATLLLVNDLRIDFNAIPFLPVVPEPVSTVLGTLMTIVWVLALTNAVNLLDGVDGVVGGVAFVASFVLLVTAAQFTDRAAAVILLAGLSGAALGYLRHNFNPSRIIMGDAGSTLFGYTLAAVSLLGTLKFSAGASLLVPLIVLALPLLDTTQVVIGRLARGIRNPLGHPDKTHIHHRVLARTESARRTAVILWLVALACGALGMSLQGVPPLAILGTILSAAACLFFVAYRRIRAGHIEQAGRDSTN from the coding sequence ATGGATTCCTTGCAGGCTCTTGCCGCCCAACTGGGCATTTCCGATCTGACCGGGCGCGGCTTTCTCAGCGTGCTGGTCACTTTCTTCACCGCGTGGCTGTTCACGTGGGTGTTCATTCCGCGGCTGCGTGAATTCGCGATCCGGGTCGGCTGGGCCGATCAGCCCAACGAACGCCGCCTGAACAAGGAGCCGCTGCCCAACGCGGGCGGACTGGCGATCTACGGCGGGTTCCTGGTAAGCATCATCGTGGCGTGGGCGCTGCGGCCCATCGCGGTGGACATCGTGAACATCCAGGTGCTCGCCATCCTGCTGGGCGCCTCCATGCTGGTCCTGGTGGGCTTCATCGACGACCAGTACGGCTTGACGCCCCTGTCGCGCCTGCTGGTGCAGACCCTGGCCGCCACGCTGCTGCTGGTCAACGACCTGCGCATCGACTTCAACGCCATTCCGTTCCTGCCGGTCGTGCCCGAACCGGTCAGCACGGTCCTGGGGACCCTCATGACCATCGTGTGGGTGCTGGCCCTCACAAACGCCGTGAACCTGCTCGACGGGGTGGACGGCGTGGTGGGCGGCGTGGCGTTCGTGGCGAGCTTCGTGCTGCTGGTCACGGCGGCGCAGTTCACGGACCGCGCGGCCGCCGTGATCCTGCTGGCCGGACTGTCCGGCGCGGCGCTGGGGTACCTGCGGCACAACTTCAACCCCAGCCGCATCATCATGGGTGACGCCGGCAGCACCCTGTTCGGGTACACGCTGGCCGCCGTGAGCCTGCTCGGCACCCTGAAATTCAGCGCCGGGGCCAGCCTGCTCGTGCCGCTGATCGTGCTGGCGCTGCCGCTGCTGGACACCACCCAGGTCGTGATCGGGCGGCTGGCGCGCGGCATCCGCAACCCGCTGGGCCACCCGGACAAGACCCACATCCACCACCGCGTCCTGGCCCGCACCGAGAGCGCACGCCGCACCGCCGTGATCCTGTGGCTGGTCGCGCTGGCCTGCGGAGCGCTCGGCATGAGCCTGCAGGGCGTGCCGCCCCTGGCGATCCTGGGCACGATCCTGAGCGCCGCCGCCTGTCTGTTCTTCGTCGCCTACCGCCGCATCCGCGCCGGCCATATCGAGCAGGCCGGGCGCGACTCGACGAACTGA
- the wecB gene encoding UDP-N-acetylglucosamine 2-epimerase (non-hydrolyzing), translated as MTTPDSTNTPPPTPERTVVLAFGTRPEATKMAPVYRALQATPGLRPLILSTGQQRQMLDAALSVFSLTPDRDLNVMTDRQTLADLTARIVPQAGRTLREMGADMVLVHGDTSTSFCVALSAFYEGIPVGHVEAGLRSGDLREPFPEEANRRLTGVLSTLDFAPTNGSRDNLRREGKSDHGIFVTGQTAVDAVREVAGRVPLRAQWQARVTAAQPLVTVTMHRRENQPMMREMAHALARVAQAHPDHHFIYPVHLSPAVQEAVRPVLEGVPNFELTEPLDYSDMAPLMAASRLLATDSGGLQEEGAALGVPVAVLRNVTERPEGVEAGVLKLAGNDPTQLEAVLTGLLGNEAELQRMREARNPYGDGQAAGRIARAVAWHFGLQDRPADWQ; from the coding sequence ATGACCACCCCCGATTCCACGAACACCCCCCCGCCGACCCCAGAACGCACGGTCGTCCTCGCCTTCGGCACGCGCCCCGAGGCGACCAAGATGGCCCCGGTGTACCGAGCGCTTCAGGCCACGCCCGGCCTGCGGCCCCTGATCCTCTCGACCGGGCAGCAGCGGCAGATGCTGGACGCCGCCCTGAGCGTGTTCTCGCTCACCCCGGACCGCGACCTGAACGTCATGACCGACCGGCAGACCCTGGCGGACCTGACGGCCCGGATCGTCCCGCAGGCCGGACGGACCCTGCGCGAGATGGGCGCCGACATGGTCCTCGTGCACGGCGACACCAGCACCAGCTTCTGCGTGGCCCTCAGCGCCTTCTACGAGGGCATTCCGGTCGGGCACGTCGAGGCCGGACTGCGCAGCGGCGACCTGCGCGAACCCTTCCCCGAGGAGGCCAACCGCCGCCTGACCGGCGTGCTGTCCACCCTGGATTTTGCGCCCACGAATGGCAGCCGCGACAACCTGCGCCGCGAGGGTAAGAGTGACCACGGCATCTTCGTGACCGGCCAGACCGCCGTGGACGCCGTGCGCGAGGTCGCCGGGCGCGTCCCGCTGCGAGCGCAGTGGCAGGCGCGCGTGACCGCCGCTCAGCCGCTGGTGACCGTCACCATGCACCGCCGCGAGAACCAGCCCATGATGCGCGAGATGGCCCACGCCCTGGCCCGCGTGGCGCAGGCGCACCCGGACCATCACTTCATCTACCCCGTGCACCTGTCGCCCGCCGTGCAGGAAGCGGTGCGACCCGTGCTGGAGGGCGTACCGAACTTCGAACTGACCGAACCGCTCGATTACAGCGACATGGCCCCCCTGATGGCCGCCTCGCGCCTGCTCGCCACCGACAGCGGCGGCCTGCAGGAGGAAGGCGCGGCGCTGGGCGTGCCGGTCGCGGTGCTGCGAAACGTCACCGAACGCCCGGAAGGCGTGGAGGCCGGCGTGCTGAAACTCGCCGGGAACGATCCCACGCAGCTGGAAGCCGTCCTGACGGGCCTGCTGGGCAACGAGGCCGAACTGCAACGCATGCGCGAGGCCCGCAACCCCTACGGGGACGGACAGGCCGCCGGACGCATCGCCCGCGCCGTCGCGTGGCACTTCGGCCTGCAGGACCGCCCGGCCGACTGGCAGTAA
- a CDS encoding diacylglycerol kinase family protein, with the protein MTSEGTRPAAHTTPHLAVVLNPNAGGGLALHSWPRLERELHARHLSHELIREPSGEAALARLRALPPGTAVMAVGGDGTVGALLPALVGTERPLAIVPLGTGNDFAGLLGLRPGAFAEALDRLNYQPRAVDALRVTIHRGDGAGRSHLLLNGLGMGFDSDVTANMTRAPARLRGFARYAWSAVATIRELKLTPVTITADGQPLYAGPSGIVAVMNGTRYGGGFRISPDSDVRDGQVNVVAGGDMNRRQLTGLMLRVLRGAHLQDPRVHTRAARHVTVRWDAPVRVHLDGDLHGRVTELHVETLPGAVHLLNA; encoded by the coding sequence GTGACCTCCGAAGGAACCCGACCCGCCGCGCATACGACCCCGCACCTGGCGGTGGTGCTCAACCCGAACGCCGGGGGCGGCCTCGCGCTGCACTCCTGGCCGCGACTGGAACGCGAACTGCACGCCCGGCACCTGAGCCACGAACTGATCCGCGAACCCAGCGGCGAGGCGGCCCTGGCGCGGCTGCGGGCGCTCCCGCCCGGCACGGCCGTCATGGCCGTCGGCGGGGACGGCACGGTGGGCGCGCTGCTGCCCGCCCTGGTCGGAACGGAGCGCCCCCTGGCCATCGTGCCGCTGGGCACCGGGAACGACTTCGCGGGCCTGCTGGGCCTGCGCCCCGGCGCGTTCGCCGAGGCCCTGGACCGCCTGAACTACCAGCCGCGCGCCGTGGACGCTCTGCGCGTCACCATCCATCGGGGGGACGGCGCGGGCCGTAGCCACCTGCTGCTGAACGGCCTGGGCATGGGCTTCGACTCGGACGTCACCGCCAACATGACCCGCGCGCCCGCCCGGCTGCGCGGCTTCGCCCGCTACGCGTGGTCGGCGGTCGCCACCATCCGCGAACTGAAGCTCACTCCCGTCACCATCACCGCCGACGGGCAGCCCCTGTACGCCGGGCCCAGCGGCATTGTGGCCGTCATGAACGGCACCCGCTACGGCGGCGGCTTCCGGATCAGCCCGGACAGCGACGTGCGCGACGGGCAGGTGAACGTCGTCGCGGGCGGCGACATGAACCGCCGCCAGCTGACCGGCCTGATGCTCCGCGTGCTGCGCGGCGCGCACCTGCAGGACCCGCGCGTCCACACCCGCGCCGCCCGGCACGTCACGGTCCGCTGGGACGCCCCGGTGCGCGTGCACCTCGACGGCGACCTGCACGGCCGCGTGACCGAACTGCACGTCGAAACCCTCCCCGGCGCCGTGCACCTCCTGAACGCCTGA
- a CDS encoding transposase has protein sequence MPRTPSLPQSIITAQLNRVTSLSGLVPYSTLRKSAISQEMARNSFESTEDLQRRARNAPSGAFLAIDFVMVPHAGRTMEGVNYHYSGQAQTRLGHQFTSAALVRFGEDPVPLLERFKVSQALHTERYPYRTATQEMIHVVQDCLTAGIPMAGLLLDGEFGRDAAMTFSRQHQIPVLIRAKANMTVQFEGESLTLNALSKQFPPDRCHLYAEFGWRVRRLPVAREVGGFDVLIVWRKVHGEWTRFFLFSTFGGDVTVRSLLRAWKARWGIEVIHRFFKQNLGLGRCHCRTIQAQENWVWCVVEAFHAVLRVRREVPGVTWRAAQQQAALNAEKYVLTGLEQDGPLPEAA, from the coding sequence ATGCCTCGCACACCCAGCCTACCGCAAAGCATCATCACCGCTCAGCTGAACCGAGTCACCAGCCTCAGCGGTCTCGTTCCCTACAGCACCTTGCGCAAAAGCGCCATCTCCCAGGAGATGGCGCGGAACTCCTTCGAATCGACAGAAGACCTCCAGCGCCGCGCCAGGAACGCGCCGTCCGGCGCGTTCCTGGCCATTGATTTCGTCATGGTGCCCCACGCTGGACGGACGATGGAAGGCGTCAACTACCACTACAGTGGTCAGGCCCAGACCCGTCTCGGTCATCAGTTCACCTCCGCTGCTCTGGTCAGGTTCGGTGAAGATCCAGTTCCACTCCTGGAGCGATTCAAAGTGTCACAGGCCCTGCATACAGAGCGCTATCCGTACCGTACAGCGACTCAGGAAATGATCCACGTCGTCCAGGATTGCCTCACGGCCGGCATCCCCATGGCGGGTCTTCTGTTGGATGGAGAGTTCGGGAGGGATGCAGCCATGACCTTCAGTCGCCAGCATCAGATTCCGGTCCTGATCCGTGCCAAAGCCAATATGACGGTGCAGTTCGAGGGTGAGTCCCTCACCCTCAATGCGCTGAGCAAACAATTCCCTCCGGACCGCTGCCACCTGTACGCGGAGTTCGGATGGCGTGTCCGCCGCTTGCCGGTCGCCCGTGAGGTCGGTGGGTTCGATGTCCTGATCGTGTGGCGCAAAGTGCACGGTGAGTGGACGCGCTTTTTCCTGTTCAGCACGTTTGGTGGTGACGTCACGGTTCGCTCGCTGCTGCGGGCCTGGAAGGCCCGCTGGGGAATCGAGGTGATTCACCGGTTCTTCAAGCAGAACCTGGGGCTGGGACGTTGTCATTGCCGGACGATCCAGGCGCAGGAGAACTGGGTGTGGTGCGTGGTGGAGGCCTTTCACGCGGTGTTACGGGTGCGTCGGGAAGTACCAGGAGTGACGTGGAGGGCCGCACAACAGCAGGCGGCTCTGAATGCAGAAAAGTACGTCCTGACCGGCCTTGAGCAGGATGGACCCCTGCCTGAGGCCGCGTGA
- a CDS encoding DUF3208 domain-containing protein yields MSTSESQAGGRAAVRLLQGYVWHPQDADIELEHYLPRELDLTGGDSEGAHVLWDGVNPPFAFFENGEPTASQAFYQFTVLRVYDERPSNEALHEDATLASGLLDPLLEATPQGFGWQLWEDLRDL; encoded by the coding sequence GTGAGTACCAGTGAATCGCAGGCCGGGGGCCGCGCTGCTGTCCGCCTGCTACAGGGGTATGTGTGGCATCCGCAGGACGCCGACATCGAGCTTGAACATTACCTGCCACGCGAGCTCGACCTGACCGGCGGCGACAGCGAGGGCGCGCACGTCCTGTGGGACGGCGTGAACCCGCCTTTTGCCTTCTTCGAGAACGGCGAACCGACCGCGTCGCAGGCGTTCTACCAGTTCACGGTGCTGCGCGTGTACGACGAGCGTCCCAGCAACGAGGCGCTGCACGAGGACGCCACGCTGGCCAGCGGGCTGCTCGACCCGCTGCTGGAAGCCACGCCGCAGGGATTCGGCTGGCAGCTGTGGGAGGACCTGCGCGACCTATGA
- a CDS encoding transcriptional regulator, whose translation MNPDGGPEAAGNALPEPGPVVAIPVYAGVSELELGVMMTVCRLCGGEGAALTVNRSRASIVTAGGLVSTPHVLYAALPEPAGLLLPGGPGAARASRDPLLRAFLAAHAALPTGASGSGALLCGEAGTLNGLVVGGPAELEGTLWGFGVAGVQAGQVVTDGPLMTTPSGLPALQAALHVAARVWGEEAAAQAAEQIGYRPL comes from the coding sequence ATGAACCCGGACGGCGGGCCAGAGGCGGCAGGAAACGCGCTGCCCGAGCCGGGACCGGTCGTGGCGATTCCCGTGTACGCCGGGGTCAGCGAACTGGAACTGGGCGTCATGATGACCGTGTGCCGCCTGTGCGGCGGCGAGGGCGCGGCCCTGACCGTGAACCGCTCGCGGGCCAGTATCGTCACGGCGGGCGGGCTGGTCAGCACCCCGCACGTGCTGTACGCGGCGCTGCCGGAACCGGCGGGCCTGCTGCTGCCCGGCGGTCCCGGCGCGGCCCGCGCCAGCCGGGACCCGCTGCTGCGCGCCTTCCTGGCGGCGCACGCGGCCCTGCCGACCGGCGCTTCGGGCAGCGGAGCGCTGCTGTGCGGCGAGGCGGGCACCCTGAACGGGCTCGTGGTGGGCGGCCCCGCCGAGCTGGAGGGCACCCTGTGGGGCTTCGGCGTGGCGGGCGTGCAGGCCGGGCAGGTCGTGACCGACGGGCCGCTGATGACCACCCCGTCCGGGCTGCCGGCCCTCCAGGCGGCGCTGCACGTGGCGGCGCGGGTGTGGGGCGAGGAGGCGGCCGCGCAGGCCGCCGAGCAGATCGGTTACCGGCCACTCTGA